A stretch of DNA from Paenibacillus albus:
GTACTGCGGCGGCACAGCGTTCAGCGTCGAAATATTCAACAGTGAGAACGATACGCCCATGCCAAGACCCACGATGATCATGAAGAGGGAAATGACTAGTCGGCTTGACGATGTGTCCATGGCGAAACCAAGCAACGCTGTCCCGATAATGAGTAAAGCTACGGATACGAGCATTACATCACGGTAGCGGAATTTGCTGACTACGCGTCCGCCGACTTGGCTGCTGAGCACGACGCCGAGCATCATCGGGATCATGACAGTACTCGTTTGAGTCGCCGTTTTATGAAAGACGCCTTGAATGAAGAGCGGAATATAAGAAGCTGTAGCAATCATGACGCCGCCGTATAGCAGGCTGATGGCCATGCTGCTCGTAACCACTTTATTTTTGAACAGGCTAAGCTTAATGATCGGTTCTTTCACTTTAAGTTCGACGAACAGGAACGCGATCAGGAAGAGACCGGAAGCGACGAACAGCATAATCGTCTTGGCTGCACTCCAAGCCCATCCGTCCGTGCCGCCGAGCTCCAGACCGAACATGAGGAAGAGAACGAAGCCCGTCAGCATGATGGCGCCAAGCCAGTCGATGACCTGCTTGCGTGTATTCTTCGTTTCATGGTAGGCCTTTGCGATGAACAGCACAGCCAAGATCCCTAGCGGAACATTAATGTAGAAGATCCAGCGCCAGCTGATGTTGTCGGTAATCAATCCGCCCATAATCGGGCCGAATACGCTGGAAATGCCGAATACAGCGCCGAAGAGCCCCATCATTTTGCCGCGTTTCTCGGCAGGGAAAAGATCGAAAATAATGGTGAATACGATCGGCATGATCGCTCCCCCGCCAATACCTTGAATGGCACGGTAGATGATCAGCTGCTCCATGTTTGTCGCAGTTCCGCATAGAATGGAACCAACCATGAAGAGAATGAGACCGGTTAGATAAAATTTCTTGCGTCCGTACATGTCGGACAGCTTGCCGAAGATCGGCGTCGCGACAACCATCGCGATCATGTAAGCGGAATATACCCAGACAAACTTATCCAGGCCGCCGAGTTTCTTGATAATCGTGCCCATGGCGGTGGATACGATCGTTTGGTCGAGCGCTGCGATAAACAAGCCGAGCAACAGACCTGCAATGACGAGCTTTACGTTACTTCTTTTGGCGTCCACTTGTATTCTCCTCTCGCTTTTAGCGTGTAGTTAACTAACTCAAATTTGAATAGCCCTTCACTATTATACTCAAATTTGAGTTTCTAACAAGTGAATTTGAAGTAAAACGGTTTAGAAATTATTTTACCCGGGTATAAGGCGGGGAATTCGGCAGTGGGGCGATGCCCCGAAAGGTTAAGCAGGCCACCGGAAAAGCAGGCAAATCGGCGAAAGAGAATCCCTCAGGGATCTACATGAGTGGAAAAGCAGCCAAATGGGCGCAAGAGAATCCCTCAGGGATCTACATGAGTGGAAAACCAGGCAAATTAGCGAAAGAGAATCCCTCAGGGATCTACATGAGTGGAAAAGCAGCCAAATGGGCGCAAGAGAATCCCTCAGGGATCTACATGAGTGGAAAGTTAGCGGAAAAGTCCGAAGAGGTCCAGCAAACCAGCTACATCGACGGAAAATTAGCGGAGAAGGTCGAAGAGGTCCAGCAAACCAGCTACATCGACGGAAAATTAGCGGAAAAGGTCGAAGAGGTCCAACAAACCAGCTACATCGGCGTAACCCCACAGCTTTTCGCTACAGCATCAAAAAAGCCCACGCAGCGCAACAACCGCGCCGCATGGGCCCACAAAAACTACTCGTTTTCAACTACTCGAGCGACTGGCCCGGAGCAGGTACGGCATTTGCCTCGCAGCAGCAGGCCGTGCTTCTCTTTCTTGATGCTGTAGTCGACGATTTCCACCGCGCCACCGCATTTGCCGCAAAATACGTTGCGTACCAGCTTCTCGCGGTGCTGTTCCGGGATTGCTTTCCAAGTTTGCAAAGCTTGGATGGAAGTGACGTTATCGTGCTTCGCCATCGAATACTCACTCCAATTCAATTCGAATGATTTTACTTTCCCATCAACATTAGATTAGCAGTGCAAGCCATTCTTCCCGATCAACGGGGCCAAAATATACCGTCAAATCTATATCCGCCAGCGCCGCAGCGACATCCGCCGCAGTATAGCGCACGCCAGCGAGCCGCGAAGTGACATCGCTCACTTCGCCGGTGCCGAAGAAGTCGCCGAAGACGGATGCTTCGACGATGAAGCCGTCCTTTACATCGAGCCGCACATCGAAGGTACCCGCCGTAAGCCGTTTAACTTGGCGAACATTGAATGCAGGTGAGCGGCCGTAGTTCCAATCCCAGCTGCGGTATCTCTCCTCTGCGAGCTGATCGACTGCAGCGAGATCGGCCTCGGTAAGCGGATAAGTCGGAATTTCTTTGCCGCCGAAGATGGACTCCAGCAGGAATAAGCGGAATTGCTCCATCGTCATCGGCTCCTGAAGGAACTCGATGATGTTCGCGACACGGCTGCGGACCGACTTCGTCGCTTTCGATTCGAACTTGGCCGGATTCGGCTTCAATGCCGACACGATGGAATCGACCTCGGAGTTGAACAGCAGCGTGCCGTGGCTGAACATGCGACCCTTCGATGCGAACTGCGCGTTGCCGGAGATTTTGCGCTCGCCGACCTGCAGATCGTTACGGCCTGACAATTCAGCATCTACGCCAAGACCGCGAAGAGCTTCTACGACGGGCTCCGTGAACTTGCGGAAATTGTGGAACGACTTGCCGTCGTCCTTCGTGATGAAGCTGAAATTCAAGTTGCCCAGATCATGATAAACCGCGCCGCCGCCGGACAGCCGGCGCACGATATGAATGCCATGCTCTTCGACGTAAGAAGTGTTCACTTCCTCGGCGGTATTCTGGTTCTTGCCGATAATGATGGATGGTTCGTTAATATAGAAGAGCAGAAAATCTTCATCCCCCGTCAGATTACGCAGAACATACTCCTCTAGCGCAAGGTTCCAAGCGGGATCATTATTGCCCTGATTATCGATAAATCGCATCGTAAGTCTATACCTCCATTCATTTGACCGTTACGGTTCCCCAAGCGGATTTGCGAATTTCTGTCGGGGTGCTGCCGGTCTGTTCTTTGACGAGCCGTGACAGATGAAATGCGGTTTTGAATCCGCAGCGCGCAGCGATTTCGCCAACAGCGAGGCCGGACTGCGTCAGCAGCTCGGTCGCCTTCAGCACGCGATAGTGCCATAGGAAGCGAATCGGCGTCATCTGATTGTAGCTGTGAAACAGCCGAACAAGATGCTCCGGCGACACACCGGCCACGCCAGACAGCTCCTGTAAGGAAATTTCCTCGGCAAAATGCTGCTGCACATAGGTAAGTACTCTGCGAATGCTGGGATGCAGCTCTTGCTGCTGCTTTGACTCTGCGATACGTGCGGCAAAAGAGTGAAACGCCGCATACCCCAGGCTCACCAAGAGCTCGTTATGGTTCAAACCGTCTTCTTTCATGGACAAGATCAAATCCGTAATGGTATTGAGCGCCTCCGGAATCGGCATGCTAAAGGGAAGGCTGTCCAAATAAGCCAGCTCGAATTCGTTAAGCGGCTCCACAGATAAGGCAATCCAGCGGTGCCATGATTCCTGCGTCTTCGCGAAGGCAAAATACTCTTGATGCTGCGGCTTCAGCAGGATGACTTGTCCGGACTTTACATGGGAGTGAACACCGTCAATCATTATGTCAAGCTCGCCGGTATGAAGCAGTACGAGCTGTATATCCTGTTGCACGCGCGGACCGTATGTGCCGCGTGGCGGATAAACGATGGTGCCCGCGTGAATGGATGTTATTTTGGCATAAGGCAGGCTCATCGTAAGTTCCCAGCTCCTTATCTCCATTATAACGATATTGCTATGAAACAGGAACAGCCCGGCGATAACCGCCAGGCTGCTGAACATTAGAACTAATTAATAAACGCGTTTCGCGCCGGCATAGCGCGGACTCCAATACGTATTGTCCAGTTGCTGGACATAGATGCCCTTCGAGGATATCGCCGAGATGAACGAGCCATTGCCCATATAGAAGCCCACGTGATCGACAGCCCCGGTCGTTCCGATACGGAAGAAGACGAGATCGCCTGGACGGAGCATGGATCGGCTCACGGTACTGCCTTGAGTGAACAAAGTTGCGGCAGTTGTCCTCACCTGAGGCACTCCGAACTTGGTAAACATGAAGTAGACAAAGCCGGAGCAATCGAAGCCGGACGTGCTTGACCCGCCCCAGGCATAGGGAACGCCTATGTAAGATGAAGCATCCGCAATCAGCTTCTGCTTCAGCAGCGCGTGAATGATGGAATCGTTAGTTACCGGACCTGCGAGTCCGTCAGCCGGAAGGCCGTAGCCGCTCTGAAAGGCAAGAACGGCATCGCGAGTAACCGTTCCGTAATAGCCGGTTGCTGTAGAGTAGTTGAAGTAACTCAAGGTTTTCAAGTTATTTTGAAGTGTCGTAACGTTAGTGCCTGTTGTTCCAATACTCATAATGGTTGCGCTTGCTTGCGCACTGCTAACAAACGGAGAAGCAACCTGTGATGCTCCAGTCAGAAGGGTGAAGGCGACCGCGGCTAGCAATAGTTTCTTCCTCATGTTAGTCCTCCATCCAAATTGGGATAAATAATCCTATTCTTTCTCAGCATACCAGCAATAAACAAGGGAGATAAGCTGTGGATTGCTGGAAAAAGATATGAAGAAGCTCAGCTGCAAAGCTGGCTTTTTGGCATGGAGGACATCTCGTTTCTAAGGTTGAATCGTGAGGTTTATAAGGTTGTTGATCGAAACGCCGCAAGTCATACTTAGGATGTAGCCAAGAAGGAGGGCGTCATGAGAAAAGTATTGACCGAACACCAACCTGCGGCCATGCGGCGGCCAGCTGTCGCGAAGAGCAGACCGCTTTGGCGGACGCTGTACCTGC
This window harbors:
- a CDS encoding MDR family MFS transporter; the encoded protein is MDAKRSNVKLVIAGLLLGLFIAALDQTIVSTAMGTIIKKLGGLDKFVWVYSAYMIAMVVATPIFGKLSDMYGRKKFYLTGLILFMVGSILCGTATNMEQLIIYRAIQGIGGGAIMPIVFTIIFDLFPAEKRGKMMGLFGAVFGISSVFGPIMGGLITDNISWRWIFYINVPLGILAVLFIAKAYHETKNTRKQVIDWLGAIMLTGFVLFLMFGLELGGTDGWAWSAAKTIMLFVASGLFLIAFLFVELKVKEPIIKLSLFKNKVVTSSMAISLLYGGVMIATASYIPLFIQGVFHKTATQTSTVMIPMMLGVVLSSQVGGRVVSKFRYRDVMLVSVALLIIGTALLGFAMDTSSSRLVISLFMIIVGLGMGVSFSLLNISTLNAVPPQYKGTSSSLITFFRTIGSALGIAVFGAIQKSAFQSNIAEVPNLNPQLAEKIKGGQALLDPDIQKQMGLPADLVNKLLEQFAHSVISIFQWSVLLPALAVIFVLLLGKARLELNKAPQHGAPAKSGPQGSTGKPTPSQGS
- a CDS encoding lipoate--protein ligase; translation: MRFIDNQGNNDPAWNLALEEYVLRNLTGDEDFLLFYINEPSIIIGKNQNTAEEVNTSYVEEHGIHIVRRLSGGGAVYHDLGNLNFSFITKDDGKSFHNFRKFTEPVVEALRGLGVDAELSGRNDLQVGERKISGNAQFASKGRMFSHGTLLFNSEVDSIVSALKPNPAKFESKATKSVRSRVANIIEFLQEPMTMEQFRLFLLESIFGGKEIPTYPLTEADLAAVDQLAEERYRSWDWNYGRSPAFNVRQVKRLTAGTFDVRLDVKDGFIVEASVFGDFFGTGEVSDVTSRLAGVRYTAADVAAALADIDLTVYFGPVDREEWLALLI
- a CDS encoding helix-turn-helix domain-containing protein — encoded protein: MSLPYAKITSIHAGTIVYPPRGTYGPRVQQDIQLVLLHTGELDIMIDGVHSHVKSGQVILLKPQHQEYFAFAKTQESWHRWIALSVEPLNEFELAYLDSLPFSMPIPEALNTITDLILSMKEDGLNHNELLVSLGYAAFHSFAARIAESKQQQELHPSIRRVLTYVQQHFAEEISLQELSGVAGVSPEHLVRLFHSYNQMTPIRFLWHYRVLKATELLTQSGLAVGEIAARCGFKTAFHLSRLVKEQTGSTPTEIRKSAWGTVTVK
- a CDS encoding C40 family peptidase, producing the protein MRKKLLLAAVAFTLLTGASQVASPFVSSAQASATIMSIGTTGTNVTTLQNNLKTLSYFNYSTATGYYGTVTRDAVLAFQSGYGLPADGLAGPVTNDSIIHALLKQKLIADASSYIGVPYAWGGSSTSGFDCSGFVYFMFTKFGVPQVRTTAATLFTQGSTVSRSMLRPGDLVFFRIGTTGAVDHVGFYMGNGSFISAISSKGIYVQQLDNTYWSPRYAGAKRVY